From one Amycolatopsis sp. FDAARGOS 1241 genomic stretch:
- a CDS encoding 3-hydroxyacyl-CoA dehydrogenase NAD-binding domain-containing protein, with protein sequence MSDLAGVKVVVAGLGPMGRDISRVFDQAGATVSVVDVSPELTESGLAKIRAEAESAGERVSAIAAATLAEAVPDADVFLEAVVENLAVKRELLAEVAALGRADLVVASNTSSLSVGEMGKAFGDPERVVGMHFFNPATKMRLVEVIAGGGTSAAVVRRARELAEALGKTAVVCRDSPNFIVNRVCRPLYYEAQLLVTQGVPAGAVDAAASGGLGHPMGPLTLLDFTGLHTHLGSSETALREFADPRYRPIPLARSLVRSGFTGRAAGRGFYDYTTEKPRAAIARLRREPGSDGAGVQIIAAGPDATAFELPATTGGRVITLYRCHGGPGEGDIAAVRKLAGSGEVVVDSSDGRWLDVLPAGVGWLRLHRAPAGDLFAEIVRDDVAKVAPTPAVTAVADAVGAASVEVPALPGLVVDRLAYCMVNEAAGLVEEGTAVAGDVDVALTLGMNHPRGPFETLELAGAPAVYEALRSMAELTGDPRYRPAQLLRRQAAGARR encoded by the coding sequence GTGAGCGACCTCGCCGGGGTGAAGGTCGTCGTCGCGGGCCTCGGGCCGATGGGCCGCGACATCAGCCGGGTCTTCGACCAGGCCGGGGCGACGGTGAGCGTCGTCGACGTCTCGCCGGAGCTGACCGAGTCGGGGCTGGCGAAGATCCGGGCCGAAGCCGAATCGGCGGGCGAGCGGGTGTCGGCGATTGCGGCCGCGACCCTCGCCGAGGCGGTGCCGGACGCGGACGTGTTCCTGGAAGCGGTCGTGGAGAACCTGGCCGTGAAACGGGAACTGCTCGCCGAGGTCGCCGCGCTGGGGCGGGCCGACCTGGTGGTCGCGTCGAACACGTCGTCGCTGAGCGTGGGGGAGATGGGCAAGGCGTTCGGCGACCCGGAGCGGGTCGTCGGGATGCACTTCTTCAACCCCGCCACCAAGATGCGGCTCGTCGAGGTGATCGCCGGCGGCGGCACGAGCGCCGCGGTGGTGCGGCGGGCACGCGAACTCGCGGAGGCGCTCGGCAAGACCGCCGTGGTGTGCCGGGATTCGCCGAACTTCATCGTCAACCGCGTGTGCCGGCCGCTGTACTACGAAGCACAGCTGCTCGTGACGCAGGGCGTGCCGGCCGGCGCGGTCGACGCGGCCGCGTCCGGCGGGCTCGGTCATCCGATGGGACCGTTGACGCTGCTGGACTTCACCGGCCTGCACACGCACCTCGGCTCGTCGGAGACGGCGCTGCGCGAGTTCGCCGACCCGCGCTACCGGCCGATCCCGCTCGCGCGTTCGCTCGTGCGCAGCGGCTTCACCGGCCGCGCCGCCGGGCGCGGGTTCTACGACTACACCACGGAAAAGCCGCGCGCCGCGATCGCCCGGCTGCGGCGCGAACCCGGTTCGGACGGTGCCGGCGTGCAGATCATCGCCGCCGGCCCGGACGCCACGGCGTTCGAGCTGCCGGCCACGACCGGCGGGCGCGTGATCACGCTGTACCGCTGCCACGGCGGGCCGGGTGAGGGCGACATCGCCGCGGTGCGGAAGCTCGCCGGGTCGGGTGAGGTCGTGGTGGACAGCTCCGACGGGCGCTGGCTCGACGTGCTGCCGGCCGGCGTGGGCTGGTTGCGGCTGCACCGCGCGCCCGCCGGAGACCTGTTCGCCGAGATCGTGCGCGACGACGTGGCGAAGGTGGCGCCGACGCCCGCGGTCACCGCGGTCGCGGACGCGGTCGGGGCCGCCTCGGTCGAGGTCCCGGCGCTGCCCGGGCTCGTCGTCGACCGGCTCGCGTACTGCATGGTCAACGAAGCCGCCGGGCTGGTCGAGGAGGGCACGGCCGTGGCAGGCGACGTCGACGTCGCCCTGACGCTCGGCATGAACCACCCGCGCGGCCCGTTCGAAACACTCGAACTCGCCGGCGCCCCCGCGGTGTACGAAGCGTTGCGGTCGATGGCCGAGCTTACCGGCGACCCGCGCTACCGGCCGGCGCAGCTGCTGCGCCGGCAGGCGGCGGGAGCGCGGCGGTGA
- a CDS encoding thiolase family protein, with protein sequence MSREAFLVGGVRTPNGRYGGALRDVRTVELGGLAGAAALERAGVPADAVDEAVVSNCRQAGNGPNPGRQVALRAGVAQRVPAQTVNMACASGLKAVQLAHQSVLAGSADVALAVAVESMSTMPFIAPYTLRWEGTRRGDITLADGWRDGGTDPICGMNMGQTAEKVSREFGISRAAQDEWSARSHARVMAAWDEGRFDSQVVAVESEHGSLATDETYRRDTSLERLAKLRASFQQDGTVTAGNSSQMADGAAGIVVAGGEAVERHGLTPRARILSFAAVGVDPSMMGIGPTAAIPAALASAGLATSDIDLFEINEAFAAQIVQNVRELKLDEDRVNVNGGGIALGHPTGQSGLRLVVTLLAELERRGARLGVASLCVGGGMGVAAVIEAVAA encoded by the coding sequence ATGAGCAGGGAAGCGTTTCTGGTGGGGGGCGTCCGCACGCCGAACGGGCGCTACGGCGGCGCGTTGCGCGATGTCCGCACGGTCGAGCTCGGCGGGCTCGCCGGCGCGGCGGCGCTGGAACGGGCCGGGGTGCCGGCCGATGCCGTCGACGAAGCCGTGGTGAGCAACTGCCGCCAGGCGGGCAACGGGCCGAACCCGGGCCGCCAGGTCGCGCTGCGCGCGGGCGTGGCCCAGCGGGTGCCGGCGCAGACTGTCAACATGGCGTGTGCCTCGGGGCTGAAGGCGGTGCAGCTGGCACACCAGTCGGTGCTCGCGGGCAGCGCCGACGTCGCGCTCGCCGTCGCGGTGGAGAGCATGAGCACGATGCCGTTCATCGCGCCGTACACGCTGCGGTGGGAAGGCACGCGCCGCGGCGACATCACCCTCGCCGACGGCTGGCGCGACGGGGGCACCGACCCGATCTGCGGCATGAACATGGGCCAGACCGCGGAGAAGGTCTCCCGCGAGTTCGGGATCTCCCGTGCCGCGCAGGACGAGTGGTCGGCGCGCAGCCACGCGCGCGTGATGGCGGCCTGGGACGAGGGCCGGTTCGACAGCCAGGTCGTGGCGGTCGAGAGCGAGCACGGTTCGCTCGCAACGGACGAGACCTACCGGCGCGACACCAGCCTCGAGCGGCTGGCGAAGCTGCGTGCGTCGTTCCAGCAGGACGGCACGGTGACCGCCGGCAACTCGAGCCAGATGGCCGACGGCGCGGCGGGCATCGTCGTCGCCGGTGGTGAGGCGGTCGAACGGCACGGGTTGACACCGCGGGCGCGGATCCTGTCCTTCGCCGCGGTCGGGGTGGACCCGAGCATGATGGGGATCGGCCCCACGGCGGCGATCCCGGCCGCGCTCGCGTCGGCCGGACTGGCCACGAGCGACATCGACCTGTTCGAGATCAACGAGGCGTTCGCCGCGCAGATCGTGCAGAACGTGCGGGAGCTCAAGCTCGACGAGGACCGCGTGAACGTCAACGGCGGCGGGATCGCGCTCGGGCACCCGACCGGGCAGAGCGGGCTGCGGCTCGTGGTCACGCTGCTGGCCGAGCTGGAACGCCGCGGCGCGCGGCTGGGTGTGGCGAGCCTGTGCGTCGGCGGCGGCATGGGTGTGGCCGCGGTGATCGAGGCGGTGGCGGCGTGA
- a CDS encoding phenylacetate--CoA ligase family protein produces the protein MTSPTTVRPYSDRYWSEVETAPLEQLRELQLAALRKQLEYVGAHSDFYRARWRELGFEPGDVRTLEDLRRLPVVTKADYVADLDAAAPWGTNVTADPRDVRRVHFSSGTTGRPAPVLWSAADLARWADLYARTGYAQGVRDTDVYQCLFGYAWFVGGLGATLGYERLGATVLPGGSSETERQIETMFRYGTTAISGTPSFILHLAEAAEAKGTPLTGSAVRRIQVGGEPGAGVPATRAHIERRWGAKCFDGYGSLEFQPIAWECEEQAGGHLVEDFAFAEIVDPQTHEPVPDGTPGALVLTHLDKQATPLVRWWTGDIVVRDSERCGCGRTHSRLAGGVVGRADDMLVVRGVNLFPSAVEQVVRRTAGTTGEYLIVLDEDVTDPATGYLTGIKLRVEVEQGVAADFGPRLAAAVRAELTVRCVAEPVPEGSLPRSTHKTKRVVRAG, from the coding sequence ATGACCTCTCCGACCACCGTCCGCCCGTACTCCGACCGCTACTGGAGCGAGGTCGAAACCGCGCCCCTCGAACAGCTCCGCGAACTGCAGCTGGCCGCGCTGCGCAAGCAGCTCGAGTACGTGGGCGCCCACAGCGACTTCTACCGGGCGCGATGGCGGGAGCTGGGGTTCGAGCCCGGTGACGTGCGCACCCTCGAGGACCTGCGGCGCCTGCCGGTGGTCACGAAGGCGGACTACGTCGCCGACCTGGACGCGGCCGCGCCGTGGGGTACCAACGTGACCGCCGACCCGCGCGACGTGCGCCGCGTGCACTTCTCGTCCGGCACCACCGGCCGCCCGGCGCCGGTGTTGTGGTCGGCGGCGGATCTGGCGCGGTGGGCCGATCTCTACGCCCGCACCGGGTACGCGCAGGGCGTGCGCGACACCGACGTGTACCAGTGCCTGTTCGGGTACGCGTGGTTCGTCGGCGGGCTCGGCGCGACGCTCGGCTACGAGCGGCTGGGCGCCACCGTGCTGCCCGGCGGGTCGAGCGAGACCGAACGCCAGATCGAGACGATGTTCCGCTACGGCACCACGGCGATCAGCGGCACGCCGTCGTTCATCCTGCACCTCGCCGAGGCGGCGGAGGCCAAGGGCACGCCGCTGACCGGGTCGGCCGTGCGCCGCATCCAGGTCGGCGGAGAACCCGGCGCCGGCGTGCCCGCGACCCGCGCGCACATCGAACGCCGGTGGGGCGCCAAGTGCTTCGACGGCTACGGCAGCCTCGAGTTCCAGCCCATCGCGTGGGAGTGCGAGGAACAGGCCGGCGGGCACCTGGTCGAGGACTTCGCCTTCGCCGAGATCGTCGACCCGCAGACGCACGAGCCGGTGCCCGACGGCACGCCCGGCGCGCTCGTGCTGACGCACCTGGACAAGCAGGCCACCCCGCTGGTGCGGTGGTGGACCGGCGACATCGTGGTGCGCGACAGCGAGCGTTGCGGGTGCGGGCGCACCCACTCACGGCTCGCCGGCGGGGTGGTCGGCCGCGCCGACGACATGCTCGTGGTGCGGGGCGTGAACCTGTTCCCGAGCGCAGTCGAGCAGGTGGTGCGCCGGACGGCGGGCACGACGGGGGAGTACCTGATCGTGCTCGACGAGGACGTCACCGACCCCGCAACCGGCTACCTGACCGGGATCAAGCTGCGCGTCGAGGTCGAGCAGGGCGTGGCCGCGGACTTCGGCCCGCGGCTGGCGGCGGCGGTGCGCGCCGAGCTGACCGTGCGCTGCGTCGCCGAGCCGGTGCCCGAGGGCAGCCTGCCGCGCAGCACGCACAAGACCAAGCGGGTGGTGCGCGCCGGCTGA
- a CDS encoding TetR/AcrR family transcriptional regulator, whose amino-acid sequence MTGRTSRSGTGPGPREILEAAALAFTRTGYEATTIDGIAELLGATKGRVYHYYRTKADIFLDVVQTGMEEMIAGVAPIAATADISSADRLWRMVHHHAGLMMTRNSFQRVAVQAVEMHRLQENQAHREAYRKVIALRDEYEQMFADVIDEGKREGLFRDVDPRLATKPALGALNWISLWYDPERGDYATVQRVANEYADFIVNGLRRSRT is encoded by the coding sequence ATGACCGGCAGGACGTCCCGCTCCGGGACCGGGCCGGGGCCCCGGGAGATCCTCGAGGCCGCGGCGCTCGCCTTCACCCGGACCGGGTACGAGGCGACCACGATCGACGGCATCGCCGAGCTGCTGGGCGCGACCAAGGGCCGCGTCTACCACTACTACCGCACCAAAGCGGACATCTTCCTCGACGTCGTCCAGACCGGTATGGAGGAGATGATCGCCGGCGTCGCGCCCATCGCGGCCACCGCGGACATCTCGAGTGCCGACCGGCTGTGGCGCATGGTGCACCACCACGCCGGGCTGATGATGACCCGCAACTCGTTCCAGCGGGTCGCCGTGCAGGCGGTGGAGATGCACCGCCTGCAGGAGAACCAGGCCCACCGCGAGGCGTACCGGAAGGTGATCGCCCTGCGGGACGAATACGAGCAGATGTTCGCCGACGTGATCGACGAGGGCAAGCGCGAAGGCCTGTTCCGCGACGTCGATCCCCGGCTGGCCACGAAGCCGGCGCTGGGTGCCCTCAACTGGATCAGCCTCTGGTACGACCCCGAGCGCGGGGACTACGCGACCGTGCAGCGGGTGGCCAACGAGTACGCCGACTTCATCGTCAACGGCTTGCGCAGGAGCAGAACATGA
- a CDS encoding cyclase family protein produces the protein MSASWEQQVDFPPAGRFKVYDLAQQLYTGVPHHPNHPPYSFSLTKRHGEVMYPDDVSAAAEMITTGGHVGTHVDGLAHVSKLGKVYGGVDIVANQTYPEGMLEVSVHELAPMAGRGHLVDATRALGRPLTPEDGVDADLFERWFADKPVPRPGSVVLVRTGWDGLWEDNAAFLGTNTGAPGVVLSGAQWLTEHGVVASGCDTVAYERMPNPTLEVHCHLLVERGVPIMEAMNLSTLAEDEVWDFFFTASPLSIRGGTGSPIRPLAFVPAGAAA, from the coding sequence GTGAGCGCCTCCTGGGAGCAGCAGGTCGACTTCCCGCCCGCGGGGCGGTTCAAGGTCTACGACCTCGCGCAGCAGCTCTACACCGGCGTGCCGCACCACCCGAACCACCCGCCGTACAGCTTCTCGCTGACCAAACGCCACGGCGAGGTGATGTACCCCGACGACGTGTCCGCGGCCGCGGAGATGATCACCACCGGGGGGCACGTCGGCACCCACGTCGACGGGCTGGCGCACGTCTCGAAGCTCGGCAAGGTCTACGGCGGCGTCGACATCGTGGCGAACCAGACCTACCCCGAGGGCATGCTCGAGGTGTCCGTGCACGAGCTGGCGCCGATGGCCGGCCGCGGGCACCTGGTGGACGCCACCCGCGCGCTGGGCCGTCCGCTCACGCCCGAAGACGGCGTGGACGCGGACCTGTTCGAGCGGTGGTTCGCCGACAAGCCCGTGCCCCGGCCCGGTTCGGTCGTGCTCGTGCGCACCGGCTGGGACGGGCTGTGGGAGGACAACGCGGCCTTCCTCGGCACGAACACCGGTGCGCCGGGCGTGGTGCTCTCGGGCGCGCAGTGGCTCACCGAGCACGGCGTCGTCGCCAGTGGCTGCGACACCGTCGCTTACGAACGGATGCCGAATCCGACGCTTGAGGTGCACTGCCATCTGCTCGTCGAACGCGGAGTGCCGATCATGGAGGCCATGAACCTCTCGACACTCGCCGAAGACGAAGTCTGGGACTTCTTCTTCACCGCCTCGCCCCTGTCCATCCGCGGTGGCACCGGATCGCCGATCCGGCCGCTCGCCTTCGTGCCCGCCGGGGCCGCCGCATGA
- a CDS encoding acyl-CoA dehydrogenase family protein, protein MSVIWEPPLSPEGQRWRELARKLSAESFAPLAEELDREQRYPWESVEVLVESGLAGLFIGTEYGGQGASFDVVCAVIEEVSRACASTGAILTAYALGGTPVVLAGTEQQRSRYLGALAKGQAVSFALTEEGAGSDAARIKTTAVREGDGWRIRGEKIFIGNGGASQHYVVFALTDPEAGTRGMTAFMVDKDADGVVIDRLEDKMGIRGTNTSNLKLDTVVGADAMLGELNRGMKLAMLTLNAGRITVAAQSIGVGLAGYDVASREAARRETFGTPIIDNQGISFPLADVATRLTAARMITHRAACTYQEGGDVSILGAMAKLDASEAAHRAVDTAVQVYGGAGYCKPCPAERLYRDQRILEIYEGTSEIQRLVLGRAIKAEALKAESVNAGAAK, encoded by the coding sequence GTGTCCGTGATCTGGGAGCCGCCGCTGAGCCCGGAAGGCCAGCGGTGGCGGGAACTCGCCCGCAAGCTGTCCGCCGAGAGCTTCGCGCCGCTGGCGGAGGAGCTCGACCGCGAGCAGCGCTACCCGTGGGAGAGCGTGGAGGTCCTGGTCGAGTCCGGCCTCGCCGGCCTGTTCATCGGCACCGAGTACGGCGGCCAGGGCGCGAGCTTCGACGTGGTCTGCGCCGTGATCGAAGAGGTTTCACGGGCTTGCGCGTCGACCGGCGCCATCCTGACCGCGTACGCCCTCGGCGGCACCCCCGTCGTGCTGGCCGGCACCGAGCAGCAGCGCAGCCGCTACCTCGGCGCGCTGGCGAAGGGCCAGGCCGTGAGCTTCGCGCTCACCGAGGAGGGTGCGGGCAGCGACGCCGCGCGGATCAAGACCACCGCCGTCCGCGAGGGGGACGGCTGGCGGATCCGCGGTGAGAAGATCTTCATCGGCAACGGCGGCGCGTCGCAGCACTACGTGGTGTTCGCCCTGACCGACCCCGAGGCCGGCACGCGCGGCATGACGGCGTTCATGGTGGACAAGGACGCCGACGGGGTGGTCATCGACCGCCTCGAGGACAAGATGGGCATCCGCGGCACCAACACCAGCAACCTCAAGCTCGACACGGTCGTCGGTGCGGATGCGATGCTGGGTGAGCTCAACCGCGGGATGAAACTCGCGATGCTCACGCTCAACGCCGGCCGCATCACCGTGGCCGCGCAGTCGATCGGCGTCGGCCTCGCCGGGTACGACGTCGCCTCGCGCGAAGCCGCGCGGCGGGAGACCTTCGGCACGCCGATCATCGACAACCAGGGCATCTCGTTCCCGCTCGCCGACGTCGCCACCCGGCTCACCGCGGCCCGGATGATCACCCACCGGGCCGCCTGCACGTACCAGGAGGGCGGCGACGTCTCGATCCTCGGCGCGATGGCCAAGCTCGACGCGAGCGAAGCCGCGCACCGCGCGGTCGACACCGCCGTGCAGGTCTACGGCGGGGCCGGGTACTGCAAGCCGTGCCCGGCCGAACGGCTCTACCGCGACCAGCGGATCCTGGAGATCTACGAGGGCACGTCGGAGATCCAGCGGCTGGTGCTGGGCCGGGCCATCAAGGCCGAGGCGCTCAAGGCCGAGTCGGTGAACGCCGGGGCCGCGAAGTGA
- a CDS encoding branched-chain amino acid ABC transporter permease, with amino-acid sequence MTNAVHAGRAPAPASSAAGTAGRARRLGPGVRVTAWLVLAVAGFLVPAALGGSTQIYTTCVLVAIFAMMSYGADVVLSYLGEVSLGHTLFWAAGAYATAYFTVKSGWGPLPSLLVSLAIAAVLALLVGLATLRTREFVFSLVTYATAIIGLSVVSNVSGLGGSDGIVGVPLLTLPAIGGSYVARTDADIWPIAYVLLVLVVFFIARFRRSRLGANALMTQMNPGLATTMGVDVRRTRVLVFVVSAPISALAGWLYAFQRSYVSPDLLSASFLLFMLTAVILPGRRQLLGPLVGAALITAQQQLASFGGDVDKIVLGGVLALVLLVSPNGFAGLGRLLVRRRHQAAEASPAAAAATDE; translated from the coding sequence GCCTGGCTCGTGCTCGCCGTGGCGGGTTTCCTCGTGCCGGCCGCGCTGGGCGGCTCCACGCAGATCTACACGACGTGTGTGCTCGTCGCGATCTTCGCGATGATGTCCTACGGCGCCGACGTGGTGCTGTCCTACCTCGGCGAGGTGAGCCTCGGGCACACGCTGTTCTGGGCCGCCGGCGCGTATGCCACGGCCTACTTCACGGTGAAGTCCGGCTGGGGACCGCTGCCGTCTCTGCTGGTTTCGCTGGCGATCGCGGCGGTGCTGGCGCTGCTGGTCGGTCTGGCGACGCTGCGGACGCGGGAGTTCGTGTTCTCGCTTGTCACCTACGCGACGGCGATCATCGGGCTGTCGGTGGTGTCCAACGTGTCCGGTCTCGGCGGTTCCGACGGCATCGTCGGCGTCCCGTTGCTGACGCTGCCGGCGATCGGCGGTTCGTACGTCGCCCGCACCGACGCCGACATCTGGCCGATCGCCTACGTGCTGCTCGTGCTCGTGGTCTTCTTCATCGCGCGGTTCCGGCGCTCGCGCCTGGGCGCCAACGCGCTGATGACGCAGATGAACCCGGGACTGGCGACGACGATGGGCGTGGACGTGCGCCGCACGCGAGTGCTGGTGTTCGTCGTGTCCGCCCCGATCAGCGCGCTCGCCGGCTGGCTGTACGCGTTCCAGCGCAGCTACGTCAGCCCCGACCTGCTGTCGGCCTCGTTCCTGCTGTTCATGCTCACCGCCGTGATCCTGCCGGGCCGCCGCCAGCTGCTCGGCCCGCTGGTGGGGGCCGCGCTGATCACCGCGCAGCAGCAGCTCGCCTCGTTCGGCGGTGATGTCGACAAGATCGTCCTCGGTGGCGTCCTCGCGCTCGTGCTGTTGGTGTCGCCCAACGGTTTCGCGGGGCTGGGACGCCTTCTCGTGCGCCGCCGCCACCAGGCGGCCGAAGCCTCTCCGGCAGCCGCCGCTGCCACCGACGAATGA